A genomic segment from Solenopsis invicta isolate M01_SB chromosome 5, UNIL_Sinv_3.0, whole genome shotgun sequence encodes:
- the LOC105200030 gene encoding nucleolar protein 9, producing the protein MDKMTKTHEVNKKKRKMKRSHTQMAKKFARQRNSGNNLDQDTYQYMIRILELLRNESSFSEKTMLAQNVYQEIAGREIECACNQVGSRVIDSLLRYANLEAIQKLTQTFESSLRRLCSDKFASHILQKIIMVCADRGNKFQSKRIPKAETAALNETDTKLEKAADTEIEVKSSEVQLYNDIVLKLSKFILNNSEEFVFDAYANHVLRTVIECLAGLIGDPNENNKKSAMPDLTKRRSVIEDYKNLLIESCNRLQKWPQFCQFGQDQMTSGLVQCILFSLQTIDSDLVKTIIKKIRTECFKTEKDNEIPSIFNSEYSIRILEACLMVAQPKTFKKLYKALFAKNLEHLCLTQSTNFSVQKLLDHCAVKELFEEIFDKVVEHFSKILELGFTGILVSTGNACLRLQTKQGPFVNAMIELVKDDASTENQMHFVQCIMTLKKPSQLKTEANNSQLSLHLHGSLIIQTILKFNKPIKAVNSLLEMNNEELLQIFGDPKGSRILDAFMDSKYVGEKSREKMYKKLHGTWAELAKSTHGSRCVDKMWAWARMNQKTQIMEELAAAGQSLGSTKSGKIISAKLSVSLYARDKKEWSQLQGKEAKTKAMFADIIGKTSEK; encoded by the coding sequence GATTCGTATTCTCGAATTGTTACGCAACGAGTCATCCTTTTCCGAGAAAACAATGCTTGCGCAGAATGTTTATCAGGAGATAGCCGGTCGTGAGATTGAATGCGCGTGTAATCAGGTTGGATCTCGCGTCATAGATTCTCTATTGAGGTATGCCAACTTGGAAGCCATTCAGAAACTGACTCAGACGTTCGAATCGTCTCTGAGACGACTATGCAGTGATAAATTCGCCAGtcacattttgcaaaaaataataatggtcTGTGCTGATAGAGGCAACAAATTCCAATCGAAGCGAATACCAAAAGCAGAGACAGCTGCTCTCAATGAGACAGACACGAAATTAGAAAAAGCTGCTGACACTGAAATAGAAGTTAAATCGTCAGAAGTGCAGCTTTACAATGACATTGTTCTGAAACTGAGTAAATTTATTCTGAATAATAGTGAGGAGTTTGTGTTTGATGCTTACGCTAATCATGTGCTACGCACAGTTATAGAATGTCTGGCAGGATTGATTGGAGATCCtaacgaaaataataaaaaatctgcCATGCCAGATCTTACGAAAAGACGTTCCGTAAtagaagattataaaaatttgctaaTAGAAAGTTGCAACCGATTGCAGAAGTGGCCTCAATTCTGTCAATTTGGACAGGATCAAATGACCTCTGGTCTAGTACAATGCATCTTATTCTCGTTGCAAACTATTGATTCAGATTTAGTAAAAACTATCATCAAGAAAATTAGGACAGAATGTTTTAAAACAGAGAAAGACAATGAGATACCAAGTATATTTAATTCAGAATATTCTATCAGAATTCTGGAAGCCTGTCTAATGGTAGCGCAGCCAAAAACCTTCAAGAAGTTATATAAAGCTCTCTTTGCTAAAAATTTAGAACACCTGTGTTTAACACAAAGTACCAATTTCAGTGTGCAAAAGTTATTAGATCATTGCGCTGTTAAGGAACTATTTGAAGAGATATTCGATAAAGTGGTGgaacacttttcaaaaattttagagCTGGGTTTCACTGGGATATTAGTCAGCACTGGAAATGCATGCTTGAGATTGCAAACGAAACAAGGTCCATTCGTCAATGCGATGATCGAGCTTGTAAAAGACGATGCATCCACAGAGAATCAAATGCATTTTGTACAATGTATAATGACTCTAAAGAAGCCATCTCAGTTAAAGACTGAAGCAAATAATTCGCAGTTATCTCTTCATTTACATGGAAGTTTGATAATACAAACcatattaaaattcaacaaacCTATCAAAGCTGTAAACTCCTTATTAGAGATGAATAACGAAGAGTTGCTGCAGATATTTGGCGATCCGAAGGGCAGTCGAATCTTGGACGCTTTCATGGACAGCAAGTACGTTGGCGAGAAAAGCAGGGAGAAAATGTATAAGAAATTGCACGGTACTTGGGCAGAATTAGCCAAAAGTACACACGGATCTAGGTGTGTAGACAAAATGTGGGCGTGGGCGCGCATGAATCAAAAAACTCAAATTATGGAGGAGTTGGCCGCGGCCGGGCAGTCTTTAGGATCCACAAAATCGGGCAAGATCATTTCCGCGAAGCTAAGTGTCTCCTTGTATGCGAGAGATAAGAAGGAGTGGTCGCAATTGCAAGGAAAAGAAGCGAAGACTAAAGCAATGTTTGCAGATATTATTGGCAAGACttctgagaaataa